In a genomic window of Phoenix dactylifera cultivar Barhee BC4 unplaced genomic scaffold, palm_55x_up_171113_PBpolish2nd_filt_p 001920F, whole genome shotgun sequence:
- the LOC120109229 gene encoding LOW QUALITY PROTEIN: probable pectinesterase/pectinesterase inhibitor 25 (The sequence of the model RefSeq protein was modified relative to this genomic sequence to represent the inferred CDS: inserted 1 base in 1 codon; deleted 2 bases in 2 codons), producing the protein MGRNLVHWENGEVVPINQSVTVATDGSGNFSAIADAVAFAPNDTSIEDGYFAIRIGEGVFEENVVVGKRKKNLILIGAGNNRTVVTGNRSVADGWTTFKSATFAVHGDRFIAINITFENTAGPEKHQAVAVRNSADLSSFYRCSFXGYQDTLYAHSLRQFYRDCDVYGTVDFIFGNAASVFQNCNIYARKPLPDQANAITAQGRTCPNQTTGISIHNCTIRAAPDLEADLNSTKIFLGRPWKEYSRTVYMQSSIDRAIDPLGWMEWNGTFALSTLYYGEFENYGPGANTSGRVQWPGYHLMNASEALNFTVYNFTMGDAWLSATAIPYSGGLL; encoded by the exons ATGGGACGGAATCTTGTGCATTGGGAGAACGGCGAGGTGGTGCCGATAAACCAGTCGGTGACGGTGGCTACCGACGGGAGTGGGAATTTCTCAGCGATCGCAGACGCCGTCGCCTTCGCTCCGAATGATACGTCGATAGAGGATGGGTATTTCGCGATCCGTATCGGCGAAGGAGTGTTCGAGGAGAACGTGGTCGtgggaaagagaaagaagaacctG ATACTGATCGGCGCCGGGAACAATCGGACGGTGGTCACGGGGAACCGGAGCGTCGCCGACGGGTGGACGACCTTCAAATCGGCAACTTTTG CCGTGCATGGCGATCGATTCATAGCCATCAACATCACCTTCGAGAACACAGCCGGGCCGGAGAAGCACCAGGCGGTGGCCGTCCGGAACAGCGCCGACCTCTCGAGCTTCTACCGCTGCAGCT TGGGCTACCAGGACACCCTCTACGCTCACTCCCTCCGCCAGTTCTACCGCGACTGCGACGTCTACGGCACCGTCGACTTCATCTTCGGCAACGCCGCCTCCGTCTTCCAGAACTGCAACATCTACGCTCGCAAGCCCCTCCCTGACCAGGCCAACGCCATA ACCGCGCAGGGCCGCACCTGCCCAAACCAAACCACCGGCATCTCCATCCACAACTGCACCATCCGAGCTGCGCCGGACCTCGAAGCTGACCTCAACTCCACCAAGATATTCCTCGGCCGGCCGTGGAAGGAGTACTCGCGGACGGTCTACATGCAGTCCTCCATCGATCGGGCGATCGATCCTCTTGGATGGATGGAGTGGAACGGGACCTTCGCGCTGAGCACGTTGTACTACGGGGAGTTTGAGAATTACGGGCCGGGGGCGAACACTAGTGGCAGGGTGCAGTGGCCGGGTTATCACCTCATGAATGCTTCGGAAGCTCTGAATTTTACCGTTTATAACTTTACCATGGGAGATGCTTGGTTGTCTGCCACTGCCATTCCTTACTCTGGAGGGCTGCTGTAG
- the LOC120109226 gene encoding probable pectinesterase/pectinesterase inhibitor 25: MCLTPAFFLLLLHTAAVAAPSPSVSTAAACKSSLYPKLCRAVLAPLRLPSKPYEYGRFSVKQALKRAGRTSKLLDHYLAGGGDWGRGVGGGALEDCRQLNGLNLEYLETVEAELGPGESVLNPAGADRVRALMSAVRHQPAGPASTASKLPESSPSSAAAFSDETRVYGVSLELVSAALGPDRREPVRVRLAPR, encoded by the coding sequence ATGTGCTTAACCCcggccttcttcctcctcctcctccacacgGCGGCCGTCGCCGCTCCGTCTCCCTCCGTCTCCACCGCCGCCGCGTGCAAGTCCTCCCTCTATCCCAAGCTCTGCCGCGCCGTCCTCGCGCCATTACGGCTTCCCTCCAAGCCCTACGAGTACGGCCGGTTCTCCGTCAAGCAGGCGCTAAAGCGTGCCGGCCGGACCTCCAAGCTCCTCGACCACTACCTCGCCGGAGGCGGAGACTGGGGGAGGGGCGTCGGCGGCGGAGCCCTCGAGGATTGCCGACAGCTGAATGGCCTCAACTTGGAGTACCTCGAAACCGTCGAAGCCGAGCTCGGCCCGGGCGAGTCGGTCCTCAACCCGGCCGGGGCGGACCGGGTCCGGGCTCTGATGAGCGCCGTGCGTCACCAACCAGCAGGACCTGCTTCGACGGCCTCGAAGCTTCCAGAATCTTCCCCGAGCTCCGCGGCCGCCTTCTCCGACGAGACCCGGGTCTACGGCGTCTCGCTCGAGCTAGTCAGCGCCGCGCTGGGACCGGACCGTCGTGAACCGGTCCGAGTCCGACTCGCTCCCAGGTGA